The proteins below come from a single Paramormyrops kingsleyae isolate MSU_618 chromosome 25, PKINGS_0.4, whole genome shotgun sequence genomic window:
- the cldnd1b gene encoding claudin domain-containing protein 1b: MMVDNRYATALVIGSVLSLLATVYLSVAVGTPYWYQYSSPQNNSGETPSHDVDSEKTFMEKLYQSSGTLGLWWYCIQGPGSTGSCRSYTLQQQLTSKYNDPVSTTSEDLLRTYLWRCQFVLPLVSLGLVSLAALIGLCSCLCRSLTPTLFVGVLHLLAGLCSLAATCCFLVGLRLLHKLLVVPEEVEGSLGWSLYLALASSPLHMMAGALLMWASGSHRKNYRRMTAYRIA; encoded by the exons ATGATGGTGGACAACCGTTATGCCACGGCCCTGGTCATTGGGTCGGTCCTGAGCCTCCTGGCCACTGTATACTTGTCAGTGGCAGTCGGCACGCCATATTGGTACCAGTACAGTAGCCCACAGAATAACAGTGGGGAAACGCCCTCACATGACGTGGATTCTGAGAAGACTTTCATGGAGAAGCTATATCAATCTAGTGGGACACTGGGCCTCTGGTGGTACTGCATCCAGGGGCCGGGCAGCACAG GGTCCTGCAGGAGTTACACACTCCAGCAGCAGCTGACCTCCAAGTACAACGACCCCGTCAGCACAACCTCTGAGGATCTTCTCCGTACCT ACTTGTGGCGATGTCAGTTTGTGTTGCCGTTGGTGTCCCTCGGCTTGGTGTCCTTGGCGGCGCTGATTGGCCTCTGCTCCTGCCTGTGCCGCAGCCTCACTCCCACACTTTTTGTAGGAGTGCTCCACCTTCTGGCAG GCCTGTGCTCTCTGGCAGCCACCTGCTGCTTCCTGGTCGGCCTGCGGCTGCTCCACAAGCTTCTGGTTGTACCAGAGGAGGTGGAGGGCTCCCTTGGCTGGTCGCTGTACCTGGCTCTGGCCTCCTCACCGCTGCACATGATGGCTGGCGCCCTGCTGATGTGGGCATCCGGCAGTCACCGGAAGAACTACCGCCGCATGACCGCCTACCGCATCGCATAA
- the LOC111838493 gene encoding NAD(P)(+)--arginine ADP-ribosyltransferase 1-like: MMMTLFTLLIVAAVAHAKTMDMSPMAVDDQFISCERHMMQEVMDPRGLLEKELKESNGFKEAWIDITHGKGNLSQQHVQALEAYSSSTKFRKMFNEAVEQQGWNTSTYRRSFPYKSLHFLLTDALRLLRQGCHTVYRGSVTKYDAKLGSKVRFGRFTAVANKKSDVEELADDGTVFIIKSCSAVKIEDYVHKNSEISWLVAPFEEFNITQVKETNDCREITLDYHSFRSNHNCSMFRDFPPRRDLDPSGHAVTSSAPLTLCLCASLWVTTKLFV, translated from the exons ATGATGATGACCCTGTTCACACTCCTTATCGTCGCTGCTGTGGCTCACGCA aaGACGATGGACATGTCCCCTATGGCAGTAGATGACCAGTTTATCAGCTGCGAGCGCCACATGATGCAAGAGGTGATGGATCCCCGGGGTTTGCTGGAGAAGGAGCTGAAGGAGAGCAACGGATTTAAGGAAGCATGGATAGATATCACACATGGCAAGGGCAACCTCAGCCAGCAGCACGTCCAGGCGCTGGAAGCCTACAGCAGTAGCACGAAATTCAGGAAAATGTTCAACGAGGCCGTGGAGCAGCAGGGCTGGAACACCAGCACCTACCGGCGCAGCTTCCCATACAAGTCTCTCCACTTCCTGCTGACGGACGCGCTGCGCCTACTCAGGCAGGGATGCCACACGGTTTACCGAGGCTCAGTGACAAAGTATGATGCCAAACTGGGATCAAAAGTGCGGTTTGGGAGATTCACCGCTGTCGCAAACAAAAAATCTGATGTTGAAGAATTAGCTGATGATGGTACGGTCTTCATCATCAAATCTTGCTCTGCTGTGAAAATCGAGGACTATGTCCACAAAAACAGTGAGATTAGCTGGCTAGTTGCTCCATTTGAGGAGTTCAACATCACGCAAGTGAAGGAAACCAATGACTGCAGGGAAATCACCCTGGATTATCACTCATTTCGTAGCAATCACAACTGTTCCATGTTCAG GGACTTCCCTCCCCGCAGGGACCTCGACCCTTCTGGACACGCCGTGACCTCCAGTGCTCCGCTGACATTGTGCCTCTGTGCGTCACTGTGGGTGACAACCAAGCTCTTCGTCTGA
- the LOC111838492 gene encoding N-acyl-aromatic-L-amino acid amidohydrolase (carboxylate-forming) B-like, translated as MATVHLPSITRVAICGGTHGNELSGVYLVRELQKRERETQKEAEPVSVVTVLSNPRAVQQCRRYTEMDLNRCFTSAILSKPLDVGALYEMERAQELNKILGPRGSTTAVDLVCDLHNTTANMGLCLITYSDNNWISLHVMKYLQREIQSVPVRLVDLGMPHSEAYSLESVGKHGFSIEVGPQPHGLLRADIFNAMQDGVRSMLDWIRRFNSGTIFHGGEVDVYTMVRSVDYPKDPETGSISATIHPQLQDRDFCVLRPGDPMFLSFTGQTQLFEEEEPLYPIFVNESSYYEKGIAMWLTRLRRVQIPPLQVQAD; from the exons ATGGCCACAGTTCACCTGCCCTCTATAACCCGCGTCGCCATCTGCGGCGGAACCCATGGCAACGAGCTGTCCGGCGTGTACCTGGTGAGGGAGCTGCAGAAGCGGGAGAGGGAAACGCAGAAGGAGGCGGAGCCTGTCTCCGTGGTGACGGTGCTCTCAAACCCACGTGCTGTTCAGCAGTGCAGGAGGTATACAGAGATGGACCTAAACCGCTGCTTCACCAGCGCCATCCTCAG CAAGCCCCTAGATGTAGGGGCTCTGTATGAGATGGAGAGAGCACAGGAGCTAAACAAGATCCTGGGCCCTCGGGGGAGCACCACTGCTGTGGACCTGGTCTGCGACCTCCACAACACCACTGCCAACATGGGCCTGTGCCTCATCACCTACTCTGACAACAACTGGATCAGTCTGCACGTTATGAAGTACCTGCAG AGAGAGATCCAGTCCGTGCCGGTGCGCTTGGTCGATCTGGGGATGCCGCATTCTGAGGCGTACTCGCTGGAAAGCGTGGGAAAGCACGGCTTCT CGATCGAGGTTGGGCCGCAGCCTCACGGTCTGCTCAGGGCGGATATCTTCAATGCCATGCAGGACGGAGTGCGCTCCATGCTTGACTGGATTCGCCGCTTCAACTCAG GTACCATCTTCCATGGCGGAGAGGTGGATGTCTACACCATGGTGAGATCTGTTGATTACCCCAAGGACCCTGAGACTGGCTCCATCTCTGCCACCATCCACCCACAATTACAG GACCGCGACTTCTGTGTCCTCCGACCCGGCGACCCGATGTTCCTGTCCTTCACCGGACAGACGCAGCTGTTCGAGGAGGAGGAGCCTCTCTACCCCATCTTCGTGAACGAGAGCTCATACTATGAGAAGGGCATTGCCATGTGGCTCACACGGCTGAGGAGGGTGCAGATCCCCCCCCTGCAGGTGCAGGCAGACTGA